Proteins from a genomic interval of Cyanobacteria bacterium GSL.Bin1:
- the trpD gene encoding anthranilate phosphoribosyltransferase, whose protein sequence is MVETPIAQKPSLTSDSTIWSSLLQQLLARQSLSVSQAADLMQGWLTETIPPVLSGAILAAFQAKGPSTEELIGMVQVLHSQSVRLQNSATDTLPLIDTCGTGGDGASTFNISTAVAFVAAASGLKVAKHGNRSASSKTGSADVLEALGVNLKAEPEKVQRAVEEVGITFLFAPGWHPALKAVAPLRKTLKVRTIFNLLGPLVNPLQPTGQVIGVSDPALVETFADVLSQLGTRAVVVHGRERLDEAGLADISDLAIATDQVRLIELDPQELGIKSAPTAALQGGDVQENADILKAVLQGSGTQAQQNVVSLNAALALYVGEVVAGEPNSDTFARGFAQAQEVLQSGEAWRKLEELAQFLR, encoded by the coding sequence ATGGTAGAAACTCCCATTGCCCAAAAGCCATCTTTAACCTCTGACTCCACCATTTGGTCGAGTTTGTTGCAACAATTGCTAGCCAGACAATCGCTTTCGGTTTCCCAAGCCGCAGATTTGATGCAGGGTTGGCTGACAGAAACAATTCCGCCAGTCCTATCAGGGGCTATTCTGGCGGCGTTTCAGGCCAAAGGCCCGTCTACCGAAGAACTGATCGGCATGGTCCAAGTTTTGCACTCCCAATCAGTCCGACTCCAAAACTCTGCAACGGATACTTTGCCGTTAATTGATACCTGTGGAACAGGAGGAGATGGAGCTTCCACCTTCAATATTTCTACAGCGGTTGCTTTTGTGGCAGCAGCGTCCGGTCTTAAGGTGGCTAAGCATGGTAATCGCTCCGCCTCGAGTAAAACTGGCTCAGCAGATGTCCTGGAAGCTCTGGGCGTGAATCTTAAGGCTGAGCCAGAAAAAGTTCAGAGGGCAGTTGAAGAAGTCGGCATTACGTTTCTGTTTGCTCCGGGCTGGCACCCAGCGCTTAAGGCGGTCGCTCCCCTGCGAAAAACCCTAAAGGTCCGCACCATTTTTAATTTGCTCGGTCCGCTTGTCAATCCTCTCCAACCGACCGGACAAGTGATTGGCGTTAGCGATCCGGCATTGGTAGAAACGTTTGCAGACGTTTTATCTCAACTGGGAACCAGAGCGGTTGTGGTTCACGGTCGAGAAAGATTAGATGAAGCAGGACTAGCAGATATTAGCGATCTCGCGATCGCGACTGACCAAGTCCGTCTTATTGAATTAGACCCACAAGAACTCGGGATTAAAAGCGCTCCTACGGCTGCTCTACAAGGCGGTGACGTACAGGAAAACGCGGACATTCTCAAGGCCGTGCTTCAAGGTAGCGGCACTCAGGCACAACAGAATGTCGTTTCTTTAAACGCTGCTTTGGCCCTCTATGTAGGCGAAGTCGTTGCTGGTGAGCCTAACTCTGATACCTTTGCACGGGGTTTTGCTCAAGCTCAAGAAGTTTTGCAAAGTGGGGAAGCCTGGAGAAAGTTGGAGGAGCTAGCTCAATTTCTCAGGTAA
- the trpB gene encoding tryptophan synthase subunit beta yields MVSTQDIETATSQLYPDAMGRFGQFGGKYVPETLMPALAELETAFKQYRDDPSFNAELQHLLQDYVGRPSPLYFAERLSAHYAKPDGSGPQIYLKREDLNHTGAHKINNAIAQVLLAKRMGKERIIAETGAGQHGVATATACARFGLECLVYMGIHDMERQALNVFRMKLMGATVTPVEAGTGTLKDATSEAIRDWVTNVENTHYILGSVAGPHPYPQLVREFHAIIGTETRAQTEEKWGKLPDILLACVGGGSNAIGLFHEFVNEPGVRLIGVEAAGEGIETEKHAATLTRGRVGILHGAMSYLLQSDEGQVIEAHSISAGLDYPGVGPEHSYLKDSGRAEYYSVTDKQALEAFERLSRLEGIIPALETAHAFAYLETLCPQLEGSPRIVINCSGRGDKDVQTVAQFWDQTKK; encoded by the coding sequence ATGGTTAGTACGCAAGATATTGAAACTGCAACATCACAACTTTATCCCGATGCAATGGGTCGATTCGGACAGTTCGGCGGTAAGTACGTGCCGGAAACGCTGATGCCTGCTCTTGCCGAGCTAGAAACTGCGTTTAAGCAGTATCGCGACGATCCGAGCTTTAACGCAGAACTACAACACCTCCTACAAGACTACGTGGGTCGTCCCAGTCCGCTTTACTTTGCCGAGCGACTCAGCGCTCACTACGCTAAACCAGATGGCAGCGGACCCCAAATCTATCTCAAGCGCGAAGACTTAAACCACACAGGGGCTCATAAAATCAACAATGCCATCGCCCAGGTCCTTCTAGCTAAACGCATGGGTAAGGAGCGCATTATTGCGGAAACCGGAGCTGGACAGCACGGAGTCGCTACTGCCACCGCCTGCGCCCGGTTTGGGTTAGAGTGCCTTGTCTACATGGGCATCCACGACATGGAGCGCCAGGCACTCAACGTATTCCGCATGAAGCTGATGGGCGCAACCGTAACTCCTGTAGAGGCAGGCACAGGAACGCTTAAAGATGCTACTTCCGAGGCAATCCGCGACTGGGTAACCAATGTAGAAAATACTCACTACATCCTTGGTTCCGTTGCTGGACCGCACCCCTATCCTCAATTGGTTCGGGAGTTCCACGCCATTATCGGTACAGAAACCCGCGCTCAGACAGAAGAAAAATGGGGAAAATTGCCGGATATTTTATTAGCCTGCGTCGGCGGCGGTTCTAATGCGATTGGACTCTTCCACGAATTTGTCAACGAACCGGGAGTGCGTCTCATCGGCGTTGAGGCAGCCGGGGAAGGCATTGAAACAGAAAAGCATGCCGCGACCCTAACCAGAGGGCGAGTTGGCATTTTGCACGGTGCCATGAGCTATCTCCTTCAAAGCGATGAGGGTCAAGTAATCGAGGCACACTCGATTAGCGCTGGACTAGACTATCCAGGCGTTGGACCCGAACATAGTTACCTGAAAGATAGCGGACGGGCTGAATATTACAGCGTCACTGACAAGCAAGCGCTAGAGGCTTTTGAGCGTCTGTCTCGGCTAGAGGGAATTATCCCGGCTTTAGAAACCGCTCATGCCTTTGCTTATTTAGAAACCCTCTGCCCGCAGTTAGAAGGAAGTCCTCGCATCGTTATTAACTGTTCCGGGCGCGGCGATAAAGATGTGCAAACAGTTGCCCAATTCTGGGATCAAACTAAGAAATAG
- the trpA gene encoding tryptophan synthase subunit alpha — MTSISQQFQTLRSRQQCALIPFITAGDPDLATTAEALQVLDRNGADLIELGVPYSDPLADGPVIQAAATRALKKGVNLEQVLKLVESVSPNLQAPIILFTYYNPILNRGIKPFMEQISQVGVKGLVVPDLPIDESAELLEMAASAGVEVILLVAPTSSKERIEKIAQKSQGFIYLVSVTGVTGVRSQVQGKVKDSLEQMRQITDKPIGVGFGISSSEQARQVKDWGADGIIVGSAFVKRLAQDTPSEGLQGIESLCQELKAAVAPEKQVVSA, encoded by the coding sequence ATGACTTCAATTTCTCAACAGTTTCAAACGTTGCGATCGCGCCAGCAGTGCGCTCTCATTCCCTTTATTACCGCTGGCGATCCAGACCTGGCAACGACAGCCGAGGCGTTACAGGTATTAGACCGCAATGGAGCTGACCTAATTGAGCTAGGGGTTCCTTACTCAGACCCGCTAGCCGACGGACCGGTGATTCAAGCAGCCGCTACCCGCGCTTTAAAGAAAGGCGTTAACCTCGAGCAGGTGCTAAAACTGGTCGAGTCTGTGAGTCCTAACCTACAGGCCCCCATAATACTCTTTACTTACTACAACCCAATTCTGAACCGGGGTATCAAGCCGTTTATGGAGCAAATCTCCCAAGTGGGAGTAAAGGGATTGGTCGTTCCCGATCTCCCAATCGACGAGTCTGCTGAGCTACTAGAAATGGCTGCCAGCGCCGGCGTTGAAGTTATTTTGTTAGTTGCTCCCACCTCTTCTAAAGAGCGGATCGAAAAGATTGCCCAAAAATCTCAGGGATTCATCTATTTAGTCAGCGTTACGGGCGTTACGGGCGTGCGGTCGCAAGTCCAGGGAAAGGTTAAAGACTCCCTAGAGCAGATGCGCCAAATAACCGATAAACCAATCGGTGTTGGCTTTGGGATCTCTAGTAGCGAACAGGCTCGTCAGGTTAAGGACTGGGGAGCCGATGGGATCATTGTTGGTAGTGCTTTCGTTAAACGGTTGGCTCAGGACACGCCAAGTGAAGGCTTGCAGGGAATTGAGTCTCTGTGTCAAGAACTGAAAGCGGCGGTTGCTCCAGAAAAGCAAGTCGTTTCCGCCTAG